CTGCTGCAACGGTTTGTTGATCTTGAATCGCCGGCTGGTCATTCACCGTCGATAGTTTTTCCTGTGGAGTGAACGCTGCAGAATTTTGCGGCTCCCGTACGCCGAGTTCCTTTGAATCCTCTGGTTGCAACCTGGCAACTCGGTCGCCATCGTTTGAAGGTATCAGTGTTAGGATGATCAAACCGATCGCGGCCGTCGCGAGTGCCACACGAAGACGACGTCGGTTCTTTTGTCGCCGCATCACAAATTGGTGCCAATGTTTTTGTGATTCTCCAAGCAACGGATCCGCAACCGATTTGGCCGGATCGGATTGTCGAAGCAGCGAATCAAGTTCGTCGTTTTGCATCGTCTATTCTCCCGCCTGATTGTCGAGGACTGATTGCAGGGAATTCCGTAGTCGCTGTCGCGCGGCATGCAAATTGGCGTGTACGTTCGGTGGATTGGTACCGATAATTTCGGCGACTTGATTAGCCGTCATGCCTTGCCAAACGATCAGTGAAAATACCTCGCGTTGTCGATGAGGAAGGTCCATGACTGCTTCGCGAACGAGTTGTTCGGTTTCGTTATCCGACGCCATCTCGGTCGGACCACGTTGTGGATCGGCTACCGAGGCGAGTAATTGGGAAAGATCATTTGGGTCGGTTTGAACAACTTGGTCACGTCGATGCCGGCTGTCTCGAATTGCATCGCGAACACAATGAATCAAAATTCGAATCAACCAAGTTTCGACATGAGATCGCCCCTGGAATCGCTGCCAAGATTTAGATGCCTTCAGCAATGCGTTTTGTAGTGCGTCGCTGGCGAGATCTTCTTCATTGGCCAACCGGCGAGCTATTGCGACCAAACGAGGCAAACACGCGTCAACAGCTTGAGCGAACTGCTGCTCGCTAAGCTTGTTTGACATCGCTGACTCCCGAGCGTGTTCACGCCCGAATAGTCGATGTCGATCCATCGTTTTCGAGATCGCAGAATCCATTGATTCCCCCGGCGGTAATTGGCGCTTACTATGTTAGACCAATCGCGCGGGGTGATTCTAAAACGAAAAACGGTTGTTTTTTAGAAAACGTGTCTAGAAATGGTTCGCTGGTGTTCAGCCGTGTGCAAAAAGGCAATTCGAGAATGCCTTTTCGTCTTGCTTGCTGGAATGCACGCACCGGGTGCCAACTCCTAGCGTTGCTTTAGCATCCAACTTAAAAGCGATGGGACAAGTCGATCGGCTAGGACCAGCAACTTGCCTCCGACACTGAGAATGACTTCCCGTCGGCGGCTCGCAATGGCCTTCAGCGTTGCGTTTGCAACTCGATCGGGTGACCAGCTTCCCAGACTTTTACTGCTGGCGCCCTCGGAATCGATCAAGACATTGAAGAACTCGCTGCGTGTCGTGCTGGGGCTAATCAGTGTCACCGCGATTCCATGCCTTTGTAATTCGGTACGCAAGGAATCCGTCCAGCCATGCATTGCGAACTTGCTTGCACAATACTCGCTCTTCTGGGGAACTGCACAATGTCCGAGAACGCTGCCGATGTTACAGATCACCCCATCGCCGCTGGCTTTTAACATCGGCAATAGCGTACGGGTAAGTTCTGCTGGGGCGAAGAAGTTGACTTCCATAACGTCGCGAAGGCGTTCCGGTGAAGCATCTTCAAACAGTCCGATCGCCCCGACTCCGGCATTGTTGACGAGCAAGTCGACGTGCCCGCGGTCTTCGCAGATCGCTTCGCGGATACGTTTTCGAGTTTCCTCGCTTGTGATATCGCCTGCGATTGGGATTAGATTCCCACCGGCAATTTCATCGAGACGATCTGCACGGCGGGCAACCGCGATCACCCGGCATCCGTGCTGCAAAAGTTGTTCGGCCAAGCAACGCCCGATACCACTACTGGCACCGGTCACGACGGCCAGCTTTCCCTCGGCTGACCAAGATCGTTTTAGCAGGTTCATGCGACGTCGGTCGCAGGCGATGTTGGCACGTCATCGTCTAAGTCGATCGCGGGGACAGATTCCACGGTAGGTTTGGATTCTGTAACCGGTCGATATGAAAGTGAATGCTTGCGAATCATTCCCATGGCGGATACCGGCAGGCGGACTCGCACCTTCACCACTTCGGGCTCGAACGTTTGCGAAGCGATTTCACCCTTCGATGCTAGAAACGAAAGAAGCTTTCCGTCGCTAGGAGCAACCTCGATGTCGAGGTCCATAAACTCACGACCCAGGGCATCGCCGACAGCTTCGATTAGTCCTTGAAATCCTTTACCGTCTCGGGCGCTGACTGGGATCGCATTCGGATAGCGATCCAGCACTCGATTTAGCATGGCAGGTGATTCGATTGCGTCGACTTTATTCAAGACAAGCAGCGTGTCCTTTTCTTCAATCTGTAACTCGCTTAGCACTTTGTAGACCGCGCTAATCTGACCGAAGACGTCTGGGTTGCTTGCGTCGGCAACGTGAAGCAGCAGGTCCGCTTGCCGGGTTTCCTCGAGCGTGGATTTAAAACTGGCAACCAGCGAGTGGGGAAGGTCACGAATGAATCCCACAGTATCGCTTAGCAAAACGGTACCCCACTGAGGCAAATGCCAGCGGCGTGTCCGTGTATCAAGCGTTGCGAAAAGTTTGTCCTCCGCCAACACCTCCGCTTCGGTCAAAGCGTTCATCAGGGTGCTTTTTCCGGCATTGGTGTATCCAACGAGCGAGACCGTCGGGGCATCGCGACGTGATGCGACTTGCCTTTGACGCCGGGATTCGACTTTACCGAGTTCTTGCTTTAAATCGTGGATTCGTTTTTGAGCCAAACGACGGTCGACTTCGAGCTGCTTTTCACCCGGACCACGCATCCCAACGCCCATCGATTGACGGGAAAGGTGAGTCCACAATCGCTTTAGCCGAGGCAGCGAGTATTCCAGTTGTGCCAGTTCGACAGCGAGTCGCGATTCATGCGTTCGTGCACCCGCAGCAAAGATATCGAGGATCAATTCGGTTCGATCGAGTACCTTCGCGTTGACCTCCCTTTCAAGGTTGCGTACCTGTCCAGGAGTCAATTCATTGTCGAAGATCACGACATCAGCTTTAGTCTTTTCGACCAGCTCGCGAAGCTCATCGACTTTACCGCGTCCCAAATAGGTACCGTGGTCAACCGTGGCTCGCTTTTGGATCAGTTCGGCGACAACCTGAGTTCCGGCGGTGGTCGCTAATCCGTGTAGTTCTTCGAGTGGATCGGAAGAGACACTGCTGTCTGGCAGGATGAGACGAGCCAAGACGCTGCGTTCGGGGGTGTCATCAATGACAGTGTGTTGTTCGCGCACTTAAAAAAAGGGCCTCAAGAAACATCGGGGAGTGGAAACGAGAGGTGACGCGTTCCACTTCAGTATAGCCTAACCACGGTGTGCTGACGAAATGTCAATGTCCGCAGGACATTTCCTGCGGATGCATACCGTGGACCGAATGGGATCTTGGGGGACTAAATCACTGGTTTTCTCTTGGAATCAATATGCCGATGTCGTTTTAATCAGAGGATTAATGGACAAGAGCGTTGGAGTCCAAGGCGGGTTCGCCGATTTATCGCGGTTTATTTGCGCGAGATTTTCGAGCCACCAAGGTGACAAATTGGCCCTGTTGAACCGTTCGTCCGGCTTCATTGACAAGACTACGTTGCCAGAACACCTTTACCGCTCGACGTCCGTGAGGCTCGATATTCACGATCTCGTTTTTCGCCTGAACCCGGTCACCGAAGAATACGGGGGCCAAGAATTTCCAGTCATCGATACTGACCAGCGCCAGCGTGGCAGCGTGGGGGTGGTTCGTGCCTAGTCCGGCGAGAACACTGAGGCCCAGCAGCCCATGGGCGATCGGTTTGCCAAATGGGGAGTCTGCTTTTTCATCGTGAATCGGGGTGTGGTCGCCCGTCAACGACGCGAATTGGCAGACATCGTTTCCAGAGATTTCTCGATACTCTGTTTCCCAAATATCGCCTTCGGATAGGTCTTCCGCGTACAACGGCGAGTCGATTTCGATTGGCGGCCGTTGCGGATCCGTAGAGCTGTCAATCGAGCTTCCACGTAGATCCTCAAGCTCAGACTCATTCATGGAGTTGCTGATCACGCTCAAGGTTACCTGAAGGGGGCCGAGGGGTGCTTTTCAGTTAAATACAGCGGGTGCCAAAATCGGCAGCCCATCGTTCGCCGCTATCACGACAAAGACAAGCCCGTGCCATAGAACTTGAACGATCAGATCACCGTCGCACATTCAGAAAAGACTGAACAGCTCTCGCACCCCGCTGGTAGCCGGAGTGCACATCATGTCGGCTGAACTTCGCCTGCGATAGCGTTCGCGGCGGAGTTTTTATCGAAAACTTTGGTTTTTCCCGCCAATTTCGGTCTGCGCGAAGAATGCCGATGGTTCGGTCTGAGAAGATTTGGAGGGGACGGTAAAATACC
This genomic interval from Stieleria sp. JC731 contains the following:
- a CDS encoding RNA polymerase sigma factor, which produces MDRHRLFGREHARESAMSNKLSEQQFAQAVDACLPRLVAIARRLANEEDLASDALQNALLKASKSWQRFQGRSHVETWLIRILIHCVRDAIRDSRHRRDQVVQTDPNDLSQLLASVADPQRGPTEMASDNETEQLVREAVMDLPHRQREVFSLIVWQGMTANQVAEIIGTNPPNVHANLHAARQRLRNSLQSVLDNQAGE
- a CDS encoding SDR family NAD(P)-dependent oxidoreductase, which produces MNLLKRSWSAEGKLAVVTGASSGIGRCLAEQLLQHGCRVIAVARRADRLDEIAGGNLIPIAGDITSEETRKRIREAICEDRGHVDLLVNNAGVGAIGLFEDASPERLRDVMEVNFFAPAELTRTLLPMLKASGDGVICNIGSVLGHCAVPQKSEYCASKFAMHGWTDSLRTELQRHGIAVTLISPSTTRSEFFNVLIDSEGASSKSLGSWSPDRVANATLKAIASRRREVILSVGGKLLVLADRLVPSLLSWMLKQR
- the hflX gene encoding GTPase HflX — translated: MREQHTVIDDTPERSVLARLILPDSSVSSDPLEELHGLATTAGTQVVAELIQKRATVDHGTYLGRGKVDELRELVEKTKADVVIFDNELTPGQVRNLEREVNAKVLDRTELILDIFAAGARTHESRLAVELAQLEYSLPRLKRLWTHLSRQSMGVGMRGPGEKQLEVDRRLAQKRIHDLKQELGKVESRRQRQVASRRDAPTVSLVGYTNAGKSTLMNALTEAEVLAEDKLFATLDTRTRRWHLPQWGTVLLSDTVGFIRDLPHSLVASFKSTLEETRQADLLLHVADASNPDVFGQISAVYKVLSELQIEEKDTLLVLNKVDAIESPAMLNRVLDRYPNAIPVSARDGKGFQGLIEAVGDALGREFMDLDIEVAPSDGKLLSFLASKGEIASQTFEPEVVKVRVRLPVSAMGMIRKHSLSYRPVTESKPTVESVPAIDLDDDVPTSPATDVA
- a CDS encoding MaoC family dehydratase, with translation MNESELEDLRGSSIDSSTDPQRPPIEIDSPLYAEDLSEGDIWETEYREISGNDVCQFASLTGDHTPIHDEKADSPFGKPIAHGLLGLSVLAGLGTNHPHAATLALVSIDDWKFLAPVFFGDRVQAKNEIVNIEPHGRRAVKVFWQRSLVNEAGRTVQQGQFVTLVARKSRANKPR